The genomic stretch TATTTCACTCGTGCACACCGTAAGTATTTCAAAGTCACTCATACTTTTCACAAAGTATCAGCAAGATAAAGTCAAAAGCAGTCATGACACTGCACACCTTTCTTTGGAAGTTTCTCGAGGAGATTGGAGCTGATGAGAAGCCCCCTGCTGCTGTTCCCGCTCGCTCTCGGCAATTGCCCTGGCAAGCATCTCATCTTCCTCTTCAAGCGTCAAGCCATTAGCCTGATTGGGTGTCCTCTTATTATCAGCAAGAGAGGCTGCAAGTGCCCTTGACAGTGCTTCATCTTCACTCTAAAAAGGAACAGTAACAGTTCCACATCAGTACCACAGAACTCTCAGTATCCACAGTTATTTGGCTGCTAAGCACACGTGACACTTCTCACAAAGACATGCTCAAAACCagagagaaaaaacaaaatataaaaagagttcgATAAATCCTTCCAACTGACAATTACTGCATACTTCTATACTTATCagccatattatttttttgtcacaaATTTAATTGCTATAAGGCTACGCTAATCTTGACAGCTCTGTAATACACTGAAATTCTCATGCTTGTGACTGAATTTGGAATGTGCTCAACCCCAATCAACCAAGACATATCATATTCAggcagtgagtgagtgagtgagtgaaagaCTGATAGAGTGAATTTGAAGTTCAATCTAATAACCATGTACCACATGGGGATTCATTAACTAATCAATTAATGGCAGATGGTTGGAAAGTCCCAAATATAAAACTGAGTTtaaaatataagaagaaaatGCAATGTATTCAAATTATTTCTGAATCCTTAATTAAATTACTcaggtattaaaaattaaaactataagGTCAGAATTGATTGAGACTCATCATAAAATGACACATTCATAGCAATATTATCCATTGAGGAAATACACTGAATATCTCAGAATATAGATTTCAAaactaaaatatgtaaattagaagagaaaaagtacataaattcaaataattaccATTTTACCCAATTAAGTTGAGAATTGTTGAGTACGACTACAGTCAGGTGCAagtaacttttttcaaaatttaaatacaatcaGAGAAATATGGTGAATTGGGAGAGAACAAGAGCATAAACACGTACCATTTGTCCTTGAATGGctgaagggggtgggggagctCTTGGAGCAGAATTACGAGAGCTGGATGAGGACGATGCTTTAGCTATCCTAGCGAGTGCTGCTTCTCCCCTGTTCAATGAAAGGACATCAAATTATGCATGATAACATAAGAAggtccaaaaatatttcttgaaattcaaaataGTGGGCATACTGAGAATGAATTCTAACTCAAAGAATTATTCCCCAAGAGGCAAAATGCATACAAGAGAAATTTAGGACAATAGCGAAATATTAAAAGCACTGACAATCCAGTCCTACCATGTAACATTGCATTGTTACGAATgaaatatacagtggaaccccgatttatcgttcccgcattcatcgttttcccgcattcatcgttcgccgctcctggtcccaaattaagttccataaagacaatgtaattttttcccgcatctatcgttccccgaagtatcgttttcccgcatttatcgtttgaagatcgcggtcccgtcgaataattttcccgcattcatcgtttgataaaaatgagacgaagtgtttactacgtgttatttatggctaattacgacagacacatagtttgaatcttccccaggacattgaaatgcgatagggagaagcagagtgccgtgggatagttacataagcgcatttcccaagattcggTATCCCCCctccccggttgaagctttcttcttctccgaaaaaaaaggtcccagctcgagcagggatcgtattacgacgaccttagcttcgaaagaaaatatcaagttactcgagaacaaaagaaacctttttcacgcctccccctctctcgaccactaacttttttttagccgactcgcttcaaaggtggagaagttcaactgctgcatgaatcacctattagcccaaaaggtatctaaaaatgaatttcggcaattggtattatacttttattatattgagatattagtgatgtgcacgtaatttagtaaagattgataccaaacacgacgtatttctaacgttatttaagcattttaagcaaggaaacagttggaataatacgatggtgatttctggcgaataccgatatcctcgcagctgatagtgagcttcacggaagttgatgcgatttttttcgaaaacaattacgattctggttacaatttacgagttatgctacaagtttcacttgtctgagttgctaacgaagcgatgtcttctcaggatattttgtttctctcgactagcaatctgaattcatctgctcatctagagctacgctacttattgttagaaatgagtgggtaagttgccttctctataggataaaaaatttaattgcgcagtcatatggtcatgcttcaccctctgcagtaagctctgcctacgccgtacgcgatagcattagtgccgaacttcacctcgtacgagtggttccgtactttccggggtgggttgacttaaaactagcgagtgttttccgtgtgggttcaatggagtccggtttcatttttattagttttattcttattcgtcttcggaccatggcccttccgaagatacaagtgagaactttaaaagatggactcaaaataattgatgatgaagaaaaaaatccgggctagaatgcgtgaatattgcagaacgcctcggtttgtccggtagcacatcacggcaggggtgggggtagagcgagatcccaggtgaaaacaagaagtgggatgaagccgaggatcaggtgggcgtgccgctgacgattaacgccacattgcctcaatcatattaaaaatttcattgctagaaaggaacatttccaataataaactatttttggccttcttgatccatctcataaccaatcactgcgacggcgaaatcagttgtttgaggcataacacgcacatttctcgcgtaaatacgtgtacttgaaatggcatttgatggataagaatgtttacagtgaaatagcagtgaaaattccgagttgagttcaaaatttttttagcaaggcggcttgttcccttaggatattagaaagagagataagtcgaatcaacaatatgacctaagtttttcgataaagtaataatattcctgaaatcagctgaaatctcgtttgaatccattaatgaatgtcataattcgcaaaaatccagcggatcctgggacataggcaacccggacaaccattcccgcatttatcgttttcccgcattcatcgttcttttcatccatccccctgaaaaacgacagatcgaggttccactgtatttcctcaaaaatattcTTGATAAAGTTTCTTCATGAATGCATCAGAAAATAAATCAGGTATGAATGAAAAACAACAGCAAAAAATACCCTCCTAAGAATTGTACAGCCTCATACACAGATTATTTTCAAGTTGATACACAATATCTAGCTAGACTTAGCTATAACAAAAGAGAATTGGACAAAATTTGTGAATGCCTTTGTTCCTATCATTAATACCAAAAGGACCAAACCTGTCACTTGATAGGTAGCCAATAgtgtggttttctatttttttaattgcctaaatcgaaagattaccgtataagcttgtgtaagaggcgcacccctattttgaggatcgaagctataaagaaaaaaaattttgcgatttttttatcctatcgtgtggtgttgcagacgtatgcctggaatttcgacagttatcgaaatttcctctttcagtactatttgaaagaggaaattttgataactgcggcggtaatagcggcataagagggagtagaaagagttccgatcctctcttcgcatacgccatcgctctacgttgcttgtcctactcacgaacaattatttttaaaagctctcgcaggagtattgcaatagaattgcagccgtggaaaattttaaggcaaaacacgacaggcaaatggcatgagctttcccaagagattgaacaacaatcggggcaatctcagcgccgtaggataataaccacgtcgtagatttaaggccccttgcacacgcaccgattttggacggccggtaaaatatcggccgtccacattccaacggtgaacaatgggagagcattggagcttgcacacgtaccgaccacacgccggcaccggcaaaatgccggttagctgccggctattgtcactgtgggtCGCCGGCGCAAAAACTTAGCAatgtatcgtttgaccggtaaaaatctggcgtgtgtgcaagcatcgcttcgccggtaaaatatcggccaatattttaccggccgtcaaaaatctgtgtgtgtgcaaggggcctaacggaactacactcggctctccatcagctaatgcctctgccgtttttttcctttccgagactccacaggaaaatatcaagttacaggggaacaatggaaacgtgtttcatccctaccccattccaccaactgacctttttcggtctaccaggttcaattccccgagtttctggaggtcaaatgctacgtgagtcaccttctgagctcgaagatatcttgatatctttcagcaattgtataaCACGCACCAGgttataaaaagaattagacctgaCGCGACGtttatcttacagcatttaagttttttgagctctaattgattgacacaaagatttatagctaaaataaggctactaatattcaacatagtccaaacagcacaatttcggaagaaacaagcgtagcataagtgcattcaaacaagacgagacggactggatactcaggcaacgcaaactgcgtatatcacattgctgcgccttcgccccttcgctttaaaggcaacgacgtcacatgcaagatcggacgtgttcttcccttgctccttcgctcgtagctttaaatacggagggaagggagccctcttcccctcgacctctccttcagcgctcttcacttataagcatctccgatttcttctatccaccattaagtccaacaatgagcacactcgttcgaattttttcaaccgcaggttttgacaccaatattactatatgcagtataaatgccgcgggatgcccactcgtggcaataaatttagcgcgcgctccggagcgaatcaccccgcgcgatcttttcaatgttcacctctggggtaccgacgtgacggcgcgatgcttgcaagaaattcaaacaggagcattttaaaaatacgtcactaagggagaaactcccctgcctgccgcttgattttgacccagggtttcagatgactgactcacgctgaaaacaaaggccactcagttccccttgaacttgcaaccggtgaaggggagggggggaaagataagaagtttgggtaagaggcgcacccccattttcggctgcaatatctgggaaaaaaggtgcgcctcttacacgcgcttatacggtattactcctggagtacatatttcacacttttagatttatAATGACAATATCGATTTTtagcgatttaatgaaaagtgaacattttcaatccCGAGAAAatgctacggctaagtatgaatgctgggaaaagccagagTGACTTCTGGCTGCTGCTGAGTGAGGCCACcagggtgcgaggctatgaacgcctctatgatgcaggctgcttactgccgagcatggcggtagcatagagtaccctgaaatcaggtagtgcttggcttaaataaggattattaataccctatcaaacgaaggaaactttccgaacttaggcaattttaatgagtgattattaaagacatgtttccctgagctctgtgcctcatgcatgcattggtaatctcagatggtgtaaaactcctatctactcgtatagaaactaggtccctgtgacgattTGTTTTTAGATGACAAGTCCTCAGAACGTTATATTCATTCATATCACAAAAACTTAGTCAGCAAGTGCAATTAGTGATCAACTGTACAATCAACCAAATGGATTAAAGattacaaaatattgtaaaaactcACGCTGCTTTGCCAGGAGGCTTTCCTTGAGGGGGTTTGCACTGGTGGTCCTGTGGGTGACGATGCTTTAAACAATAATTCAGCTTACAATCACGACACTGGACAGGAACTAATTCTTTTTGCTTACAATTCTTGACATTGCATCTATTAGTAAACACctgcaaaataaaaagaattaaacaGATCACAAATGAAACTGGTGGCAGCAGCATGTGACATAGCCAAAACAGTGCATTCCACCAGCAATAGCATTATTTGTAATTTAATGCAATGGTGTCTATTCTCTGTCTTTGGGTAAAACAAgcactgaaaatttttgaaacatcACTGGTCTTTACAGAGTAAATTTAACATTCTGAATTGCCTTCATCTTGGCTAGATTTTCAATCATTGGGCGATACTTTAAATATCTTAATTACAACAACAATACTCCACAATGTTAATCTTAGAACAATGACTctaatgcctgttctacacgctcggatcagctcatccggcttagctcagccaaatcgctcagcgcgtacccattcttaacgagaggcttaagtcgacccctcgccatctgatggcaaTAACTGAAAGCTTAAGAACACTGGAGAATCGGCGAGCActgaagcattttatggaaaattttctagcaaagcagataattaccggatttattttggcagatcagtgtATTCCCGAGTTATTATCTGTGGTACTTCTACGGAAGGAtatgaatttagaataattcaTATGATTTTTCGTCAGCTAAGGAGATAATACTTCCTCAGGTTTTGTTACAGGTTAAGTAGAGAATTTTGTCCTCAGGTTTTGTTACAGgttaagtagagaattttgaagtttttacatcAAAAAAAGTCCTtaatatatatttggtatattatgactccgttaattaaatattacgacagttttggatcatcaatggaatggctatgaaggtgaccgcgagaagatTGCAAGACCGCTGACGAGAATTGGTGACGACGGTTAAGactttcaaatttcttgttcactgtgaacgtattataatattccagtaagGACGTTGGTCTCATCCACAATCCCTTTTCCAGCATGCGCcgctaactttgtcatttatgaGCTCAGTGAGAACCACCACACTCAGAAGAGAACCGAACGCAACCAAATACACGCGCCATGTGAGAGAGAGTTGATGACAACAGCGCAGCGCTTAACTTAAGCTGGGGGTCCCAGGCGAGATGATCCGACCCCCTCGGCTGAGCCGTGGCAACGTCTCTACACGGCAAGATCAGCCGCCAGGACGGCTGATCCTAGGCGCTGAGCCGAGCGTGTAGAACCGGCATAAGGCTTTATAACAAGCTTCCGAAGAACCTAAAAGCTCCGATGAGTTTGTCGACTTTCAAAACTAagagtaaaaactttttattatccaaaTGTTTCCACTccgttgatgaatatttatctttataactGCCTTTGaatttaaactgccattttgtatataacttgattttgtattcatgacgtgccatatacaatgtatgtacaatacttgtcgtctggcaaataaataaattattattattattatggaccaGGATCTGGATGAGAAAAAGAGGACCTGCCAAATTAGGGTTTGCAACAGTCTACTGACGTTGAGCTTCCATTCTGGTCCTAATCAGACTGCACAAAGTAGTGAAAGACACACTTAAGTCACTTGCCCCCTCTGAATTACTCATCACTTAATTTTAAGTCACTTGCCCACTTACAATTAGCATAAGGTACTTAAAATTTTCCCACTGAAAGGCAGAAAATGTCAAAATTATACGAGGAAATTGCTGAGGCAGCATTTAAACTCCAGATCAAATTAGGATCTCCTGGTCATCTCAAATCATGGACCTTGAAAACAGAAAATGGTGCTTTTCGCCTAAGCATTCACAATCAGTGActatacaaatacataaatcaCATGCTGATAAGCAAATCAGAGGTGGCATAGTAATTAAAAACCATGAATCCACCATGTTACCTTAGACATGGGTTTGCGGAGATAATAAACTTATAAACGAAAATTCAAAGTTTCCTAGTTGGATTAAGAATACTCACATTGGTCGTGCTACCCAGAGTACTGCTGAAAAATTCAACCCGACATGTACTCATACCTCATTCATTTCATGACAATCCTCTTGTCATTTTATATTCGAGATCTACGATATAAGCATCAACtgagtataataataattaagttcCATTGCATCGCTAAATTCATACATCTAGTTTGCATCATAAGCAGTATTTCACgattttgtcaaattttaatgacgccgtatattttttcacaaatctaacaaatataatttttcttggacATAACATAGGTATTACCAAAAGACTCAATTGAGTCAAAGTTACTAATTCTATCCCTTTCCCAATTATTCTTGAATCAGTATAGTTTACTGTGGGAATGCTACTGGGTGACTAATTCATGAATTTCAGACGTTTAGTTTCACTTTTTAGCTTACAAGTGAGTGCAATTTTAAACGTACTTTACGTTTAAACCCCCAAAATATGCAACTGAAAACCCATACcatttaaaatacacaataagCATCCATTATCACCCACAGCTACCACATATGGTAAACACACGTGCACTGTCTCAAGTGAAGAATGCCTTCGAGCTGAGAGAACAAAGGCCCAGAGAGAATTTTTTggattttctcattttattattcagttttggtgcgaaaacattttcatcaggcACTCACTCACAAGACTGGATGAAAAATGGGAGAACACCCTTATGAACATTGACACTACTTCCAGCTTTCGGGGAGAAGGATATCGGAGAAATTCTAGTAGGTCGATTTCTACACTGGAAACTCATACTCAACTAGGTACACGCTGGCGAACTAGGAACCGTAAATAACACTATGGGAAACTTACCTTACGTCGAGAACAAGCTGGATCAGACTGGCAATCGTTATCTATGTGAGCTCCAACTGCTATGTCGGGCAATTGCCCACGTTTGAAGGGTACAGGAACGTTGCAAAGAGGGCACACTGGAACTTGAACATCTTTCTGGTATGCTGACGGGCACTCGTGGCTTCGATAGGAAAAGTGTTCATGACTGTAATGTGTAAACAATAACATTATAATCCTCTAAAAAATCTACAAATCTAAAGCTCAATTATTATGATAATACCGTTCACTTACCAAAAGACACTGTCGCATGCATCACACTTCATCggcaaaaaatctaaaaaaaaaagaaaaatagttaCAACTGGAATAACTACGTATGTAGAAACCAGACCAAATACGATAGTGAGATACTACACTGCTTACCTAATTTGTGGCAATCAGTATGATGACAATTTTTACCGAGATGAGGGAACTCCATTTCAACACGGGTAGAGTCGGAAAGGCAATGACAAAAATTTTCAGGTTCTCACCTATATACGCCAAGAATGACAAGGCCGTTGCATCACTTTCACAGAATCACTGAGAATATTCAGGAAACATGACGAATGACAATGCAAAATCTATGAAAACGGCTACTCCAACAAATAAGAAATGGATTCAGTAGGCACTTAATTATCATTTTCTGGAGTAATCCGCCAAATAATTACCTGTTTCATGCTTACATGAGTACAGAAATTGGTTATCGCTGAAGTTGTCTCAATTTGTCTTCAAGACTGCTCCAAGGTTGCCACGATTACGATatatcgatttatatcgaatcgACCGCTTACTGAAAGTCAAGGCGCCAAATGGAAATAGTGTCCAGcataaatatagtaaaatattatTCGAGGGTATTGCTTGGCTGTCAATGTTAGAACCTCAAATTCAAATtagtatttagaaaataaaattttaataagttgCGTAAGTTTGCATCAATATATAGTCCCATGACCTACTAAGTTGATCAATTTTGAAGGTAGGTATTTTACAGTATTCAAGGGCAAAATCTTGCAGTGGTTGCATGAGAATCATTTATTGAGCCACTGTTATACTCTGATAGTTATTTTACTTAATATATGCTTTTTCGTGTGATAATGAACgcaaaaaatagaaataggtgcGACAAAACTTGCTCAcgtatttttatatctttcccCTGCCTTGTAAGTTGAATAAATATATGTGCCCATGTAAACACCTTGTTTGCTTAGATGTGACATTCCAGACTTTATTTTCAGGATGTGTCTTGTGGTATGTTTATAATTTACTCTTGGCACTGCTAGagtccatttttttaagaaaattatgaatttgccaATTTTAATCCTAGAGAGTACAGCAAGCATGAGTTTGGTGAAGTGGATGCAGAATGAGGTATGACGTTGAGGTTTGAAGTAGCCTCGTCCTTCCTAAAGCCGGCGGGGGGACAAGAGCGAGGATATACTCACTCAAATAGTTACCTATATATACAAATAGTTATATAAAATGTACATTTCCTGGGAACGCATAAGGGTTTccaagggcagatccaggatttttttctggggggtctccagggtctgacaggcaaatggtcttctcatatttggtattaaaaactacatgcaacaattactctctTCGAagtatactcttaattttaacataagagttagttatatataaatatttataactttgatattaaaatataaaatttattaataaatatttgtattaaagtttaagcatctggggagggcacatgcccctgtgcccccccccccctaaatccatcCATGAGGGTTTCCATATTAGTTCCTAATTCCAGGGCTATTTGTTTTATTGTATACTGAAAAGAAAAGTGGTTTGGATCTTTCAGAAACTTCACACCATCATAATGGATCCATAATATGGAAGTAGTCTACTAGGAATTACATtagatttacaatgaaatattttacttatctCTCTGCCCTATCCCCATTCCCACATGGAATCTCCTGCATTTCAGTATCTGATctataatgtttttataattatacctAAGAGCTTTGTTTTCTTCTTCCACACCATTCTGGTGAGCTAATACCCTTCCCTTTATTACCTACTGTTATAAGCATTCCTCTCAAGTTATTGCTCCATtcatcaggggcgcagcgaagaattaaggctagggggggttttaggcacaaataatacttaggggtatgggggtattgcaAACCCGCCAGGGTAAACAAATGTTGTGAGGaccctcctttagaaaaattttaagaataatggttcaaaatggcgagttttacggccttctgatggatatttgattaatccatACACTATATTCTATAAgtaccctgacaaaaataaacttcaccatggtgggtacaggaagggtacaggaagggtggcatccttcatggtgggtagttacccatgcacaacccacgccctacccaccattaagggtaagggaagga from Ischnura elegans chromosome 7, ioIscEleg1.1, whole genome shotgun sequence encodes the following:
- the LOC124162250 gene encoding AN1-type zinc finger protein 2A-like, translated to MEFPHLGKNCHHTDCHKLDFLPMKCDACDSVFCHEHFSYRSHECPSAYQKDVQVPVCPLCNVPVPFKRGQLPDIAVGAHIDNDCQSDPACSRRKVFTNRCNVKNCKQKELVPVQCRDCKLNYCLKHRHPQDHQCKPPQGKPPGKAAGEAALARIAKASSSSSSRNSAPRAPPPPSAIQGQMSEDEALSRALAASLADNKRTPNQANGLTLEEEDEMLARAIAESEREQQQGASHQLQSPRETSKERCAVS